A window of the Bradyrhizobium diazoefficiens genome harbors these coding sequences:
- a CDS encoding ThiF family adenylyltransferase, producing the protein MHFDRGDVAASEFYQELRPLLARTIDVHGAPDGGPYLVEMVIGDVQPLGLAPAVFARLTPDGCCFSPQPTAVHSASPAHRTLTVVAACYGAGVAIHRAVGEGIPNPPPDRLEIRYDDILPDRGVLEEAVNLGETHLAGAGAIGNGFLWAARHVDLRGKLIVCDDDVVSSGNLQRQVWFDEDDIDDPKSPTLCQKAQPHIPGCELKPEPERLQDLPNRSGAWLKRLIVAVDSRRARRELQNELPAEVFDASTTDIREVVVHYNDALSGLACLGCLYRADEKEASQDQVIAEHLGVTVDDVRASRISPAAAVAIARKHPHIDSVSIEGQAYDSLYKALCATGKLHTVVGKQVVAPFAFVSVLAGTLLLFDVMTRLARPGLTRTNEWHVSPWREPFSQGRLTRMRYVVCECCGKPILRSLRSRLWTSEELIASKA; encoded by the coding sequence GTGCACTTCGACCGCGGTGATGTTGCCGCCAGCGAGTTCTATCAAGAACTGCGCCCCTTGCTGGCAAGGACGATTGACGTTCACGGCGCGCCTGATGGCGGACCCTATTTGGTGGAAATGGTCATCGGTGATGTGCAGCCTCTAGGCCTTGCGCCTGCCGTGTTCGCACGGCTTACTCCAGATGGCTGTTGCTTTAGCCCGCAGCCGACAGCGGTACACAGCGCCAGCCCCGCCCATCGCACGCTTACAGTGGTTGCCGCCTGCTATGGTGCCGGCGTTGCCATCCACCGGGCCGTGGGAGAAGGCATTCCCAACCCTCCGCCGGACCGTCTGGAAATCAGGTATGACGACATCCTGCCCGACCGCGGGGTTCTGGAGGAAGCTGTCAATCTCGGCGAGACCCATCTGGCCGGGGCGGGGGCCATCGGAAATGGTTTCCTCTGGGCAGCGCGCCACGTCGATCTGCGGGGTAAGCTCATTGTTTGCGACGATGATGTCGTTTCCTCCGGGAACCTCCAGCGGCAGGTCTGGTTTGATGAGGATGACATCGACGATCCGAAGAGCCCGACGCTCTGCCAGAAGGCGCAGCCGCACATCCCTGGCTGCGAGCTAAAGCCTGAACCTGAGCGCTTGCAGGACCTCCCCAACCGATCAGGCGCTTGGTTAAAGCGTCTCATTGTCGCGGTTGATAGCCGGCGCGCTCGCCGTGAGTTGCAGAACGAGCTTCCGGCCGAGGTTTTTGATGCGTCCACTACCGACATCCGCGAGGTGGTGGTCCACTACAACGATGCGCTTTCTGGCCTCGCTTGCTTGGGGTGCTTGTACAGGGCCGACGAAAAAGAGGCCTCGCAAGACCAGGTTATCGCCGAGCATCTCGGTGTGACTGTCGATGACGTTAGAGCTAGCCGTATATCGCCGGCTGCAGCGGTGGCGATTGCCCGAAAGCACCCGCACATCGATTCGGTCTCGATTGAAGGTCAGGCGTACGATTCTCTTTACAAAGCCCTTTGCGCCACGGGCAAGCTTCACACGGTGGTGGGAAAACAGGTGGTTGCCCCGTTTGCTTTCGTATCGGTGCTTGCAGGTACGCTGCTGCTCTTTGACGTCATGACCAGATTGGCTCGGCCCGGCTTGACGCGGACCAATGAATGGCATGTTTCGCCTTGGCGCGAGCCGTTCAGCCAGGGGCGGCTCACTAGAATGCGATATGTGGTGTGCGAGTGCTGCGGAAAACCCATTTTACGCAGCCTGCGATCGAGGCTTTGGACTTCGGAAGAGCTTATCGCTAGCAAGGCATGA
- a CDS encoding ATP-binding protein, translating to MLVPANNFGPAARVRDLNATNDSDIAGLQEKIDECRKSSREARETITQLQQKAGVASTDELRISIQRSDDMRKLNAELDRLTAALTQDGDGLSVAELCVECSGIDLDAITAKDQTITEEVQELRNRQMEAREARNTARKAFEAIGGDDRAARDAADRQAALAEMTEIAEQYVRVRSAVVLLEWAIDRYRREKQAPMLKRAGELFAILTCGSFQTLQLEFDEHDNARLAGIRQDGRRVTVSGDEHRHCGPALPRAPNRCDRGLSRPCRAPAVRRTICSSTSTTSARRQASASWASSPKRRRSYSSRTTSTFSRWPEEFWATRLPELCWQRRRARRSARRPHDSSRSSIDCS from the coding sequence GTGCTGGTGCCGGCAAATAACTTTGGACCCGCGGCACGCGTGCGGGACCTCAACGCCACGAACGATTCCGACATCGCCGGCTTGCAGGAGAAGATCGATGAGTGCCGTAAGTCGAGCCGTGAAGCGCGCGAAACCATCACACAGCTTCAGCAGAAGGCCGGGGTCGCATCGACCGACGAATTGCGGATCTCGATTCAGCGCTCCGACGACATGCGGAAGCTCAACGCCGAACTCGATCGCCTTACAGCCGCGCTCACGCAGGACGGCGATGGTCTATCGGTCGCAGAATTGTGCGTCGAGTGCTCGGGCATCGACTTGGATGCCATCACGGCCAAGGACCAGACGATCACCGAAGAAGTGCAAGAATTGCGCAATCGCCAGATGGAAGCGCGCGAGGCCCGCAACACCGCGCGCAAAGCCTTCGAGGCCATCGGCGGTGACGATCGGGCGGCGAGGGACGCCGCCGATCGGCAAGCGGCGCTTGCCGAGATGACCGAGATTGCCGAGCAGTATGTGCGCGTTCGCTCTGCGGTCGTATTGCTGGAATGGGCTATCGATCGCTATCGGCGGGAGAAGCAGGCGCCCATGCTCAAGCGCGCAGGCGAGCTGTTCGCCATCCTCACTTGCGGGTCTTTCCAAACGCTCCAGCTCGAATTCGACGAGCACGACAATGCGCGGCTCGCCGGCATCCGCCAGGACGGCCGGCGCGTGACGGTCAGCGGGGATGAGCACCGGCACTGCGGACCAGCTCTACCTCGCGCTCCGAATCGCTGCGATCGAGGACTATCTCGACCATGCCGAGCCCCTGCCGTTCGGCGGACGATCTGTTCATCAACTTCGACGACAAGCGCGCGGCGGCAGGCTTCCGCGTCTTGGGCGAGCTCGCCAAAAAGACGCAGGTCCTATTCTTCACGCACCACGAGCACCTTCTCGAGGTGGCCCGAAGAGTTTTGGGCGACGCGATTACCGGAGCTATGCTGGCAGAGGCGGCGAGCCCGCCGCAGCGCTCGGAGGCCGCATGACTCGTCCAGATCTAGCATCGATTGT